In Canis lupus baileyi chromosome X, mCanLup2.hap1, whole genome shotgun sequence, one DNA window encodes the following:
- the ARL13A gene encoding LOW QUALITY PROTEIN: ADP-ribosylation factor-like protein 13A (The sequence of the model RefSeq protein was modified relative to this genomic sequence to represent the inferred CDS: inserted 1 base in 1 codon; deleted 2 bases in 1 codon; substituted 3 bases at 3 genomic stop codons): MFQLLTSSWSRVKTTEETRRNVTIIIIGLDNSGKTVLVEAFQRLLPSRMDNCMKSELTKLLLDEYEVSIYNLNGDMKGXKIWPNYXAQAHGLIFVLDSSDLGCMQEVKIILTHLXSDTRVVGKPILLSDSAFVPNFPFPCTLRTWQTNKKDALLPCDTIEYLLLKRLVNENKSLCQVEPCSAIKNLQRRNHKKKKRRNHQPIIEGLRWLLAAIEDKYEELCTCQQPLTSSIPTSKGTRGSGERCSSDSFATRMGMSKEKRQQHLGQCXMEARPLKPILQPSNEAYTCRGAQEKLGGIHLRRKMTLAKKTRDVKYLHPAASHEAYEQHGRWVTN; this comes from the exons ATGTTCCAGCTGCTGACTTCCAGCTGGTCTCGGGTAAAGACAACTGAAGAGACACGAAG gAATGTGACCATCATCATCATTGGATTGGACAACTCAGGCAAAACAGTTCTTGTGGAGGCTTTCCAAAGAT TACTTCCCAGTAGGATGGACAATTGTATGAAATCTGAATTGACTAAACTCCTGCTGGATGAGTATGAAGTTTCCATCTATAACCTGAACGGAGACATGAAGGGCTGAAAAATCTGGCCAAACTACTAGGCGCAGGCACACGGACTTATTTTTGTCCTGGATTCCAGTGACTTAGGATGCATGCAGGAAGTGAAGATCATCTTGACACATC CTTCTGATACAAGGGTGGTGGGGAAACCTATCCTATTGTCAGACTCTGCTTTTGTGCCCAATTTCCCCTTCCCATGTACCCTGAGAA CCTGGCAAACAAACAAGAAGGACGCCCTCCTACCTTGTGATACTATTGAGTATCTACTCCTAAAAAGGCTAGTGAATGAGAACAAGTCCCTGTGCCAAGTG GAACCCTGttcagccatcaaaaacctccaaagaaggaaccataaaaaaaaaaaa agaaggaaccATCAGCCCATAATTGAAGGGCTGCGCTGGCTATTAGCCGCCATTGAGGATAAATATGAAGAGCTGTGTACTTGCCAACAGCCACTCACCTCAAGCATTCCAACCTCCAAGGGCACCAGAGGCTCTGGGGAAAGATGCTCATCAGACAG cTTTGCTACCAGGATGGGAATgtccaaagaaaaaagaca gcagcaccTAGGACAATGCTAAATGGAAGCTAGGCCCCTAAAGCCAATTCTACAG CCGTCAAATGAAGCTTATACTTGTCGAGGGGCTCAAGAAAAGTTAGGTGGCATCCATTTGAGAAGAAAGATGACCTTGGCAAAGAAGACTAGAGATGTTAAGTATCTGCACCCAGCTGCTTCTCATGAAGCCTATGAACAACATGGGCGTTGGGTGACCAACTGA